In the genome of Longimicrobium sp., the window CTGGTCAGGAACAGCGGCATCCCGGAGGAGAACCCCAGGACGAGCAGCGCGGCCATCTTTCGCTGTCCAAAGACGCTGAAGACGGACCGGGAAGCGTGTGGCTGGTTCACGGCGGTGTGAGTTCGCGGGAGCTGTGTGAGTGCCTGCGGCGCGGGGTCGCAAGTTCGGCACCAGACGTCCACATCCGCGCCGGGAGCGGGGGAACCCGCCGCTCGGAAAGCGGGAAGCCCCGACACGACGCCGCTGTCGCGTCGCCGTTCGGGGCTTCACCCGCACGCACACCACGCTTGCCGAAGCGCTTCTGTCATCCCGACGGAGCGGCCACGCCGTAGACCTCCCCTCGACGCGACCGGCAGCGACCGAGGGATCCGCCACACAGCGGTGGATCCACTCCACACCCTGCAAGCACGATCCTGTTCGTCTTCTCGTCCGCCGAACAGAACCGGGGCTCGGCCCGACAGAGAACGATGAGCGTCCCGCCGAATGTGTGGCGGATCCCTCAGTCGCTGCCAATTACGGCGTACGGGTAGGGTCGCCGGGGCCGCTCCCTCGGGATGACAGCGGGCGCCGCCGCCTGCCGGCGCGCAGTCCGTTTCTCCCTCTCTCCCGCGCAGTTTGCTGGGGAGAGGGCTGGGGAGAGGGGGCTCCCGCGGCATGCGCCGGCGCCCATCGAACCCCGACCGAAGTTCCCCCCTCTCCGCACGCAGTTTGTGCGGGGAGGGGCCGGGGGAGGGGCCTCTACCGGTCCAGCCCGCTCGCCAGCTCCACCAGCCCGCCCTCCGCCCCCGTCAGCCAAGCAACCGCAGCCTGCTGCATGATGGCCTCGCCGCCCCACGCGGCCAGCAGGTGGCGCGCGGTGGGAAGCTCGTGCGCCAGGCGCGGGTGGCTGAACAGGATCACCGTCGCGTCCGGGTGTGCCTCGGTGATCGTGCGCACCTTTTCCTGTGCCGCGGCCGAGATGCCCGGCCGCCCCTTCCACGCACGGATGTCTGAGTACACCGCCACCAGCGGCGCACCGTCGTCCGCGATCTCGATCCCGGCCGCGCGGAGGGCCGCGGGAAAGGCGTCGCGCGGATACGGGGGCCAGGGTCCGCCCAGGTCGTCCTCCACCTCTTCCAGCCGCACGCGCGCCGGCAGTTCCGGCGTCCCGCGGCAGACCCGGAGCGAGCGGACGGCGATATCCAGCGCCCAGCGCCGGTCGTCGTCCCCGCCGTAGCCGCCCTCGGGAACGCTGGCGCACTTCTCCGCGGCCGCGGCGGTGCGGTTCAGCGCATCCTCCACCCGCTCGCGGCTCAGCCGCCCATCGCCGATGGCCGCCTGCACCTCGCGGATCACCGCCTCGGCGTCCTGCGGATACAGCAGCACGTCGCACCCGGCGGCCAGGGCCTGCACCGAGGCCTTCGCCTCGCTGCCGCCCTCCGTCAGCCCCTCCATGATGATGGCGTCGGTCACCACCAGCCCCTCGAAGCCGATCTCGTCGCGCAGCAGGTCCACCAGGATACGCGTGGAGAGCGTGGCGGGCTGCCCGTCGGGGTCCAGCGCGGGGTAGGCCACGTGGGCCGTCATCACCGAGTCAACCCCCGCCTGCGAGGCCGAGCGGAAGGGAGCCAGGTCCTTTTCCAGCGCCGCGCGATCCACGCGAACGGTGGGCTTCTCCACGTGCGAGTCGCCGACTGTGCGCCCGTGCCCCGGAAAGTGCTTGGCGCACGACAGGGCGCCGCCGCGCGCGCACCCCCGCACCCAGGCCGCCACGTGCAGCGCCACGTTGTCGGGGTCCGTCCCGAACGCCCGCACCCCGATGATGGGGTTCTCAGGCTCCAGGTCCACGTCGGCCACGGGGGCGTAGATCCAGTTGACGCCCAGCGCCCGCGCCTCGCGCGCCGTCAGCTCGCCGGCGCGTTCGGTGATGGCGGGGTCGTTCAGCCATCCGATGGCGGCGGCGGGGGGCAGCGGCGTCGCGCCGCGGAACTGCTGTCCGGCGCCGCGCTCCAGGTCGCTCGCGATCAGCAGGGCGTGGCGCGAGCGGCTGTGCAGCTCCGAGGTGAGCGCGCGCACCGCGTCTACCGGGCCGCCGAACAGGATGAACCCGCCCACGCCCATCTCCAGCCCGCGCTCGATGGCGTCGCGGTACCCGTCCCACCCGATCTCGCTGCTCCACCGGACCGCGGGCAGCAGCAGCCTCGCGACGTTCAGACCCTCGTAGCTCATCGATTCCGATTCTGTCGTTGTCGTAAAGCGCGGGAGGCCCCTCCCCCGGCCCCTCCCCGCACAAACTCCGTGCGGAGAGGGGAGAACTTCGATCGCGGTTCGACGGGCTGTGGCTCATGCCGCGGCCGCCCCCCATCCCCAACCCTTCCCCCGCAAACTGCGCGGGGGAAGGGAGTCAGCCCTGCGCGCTCCCGCGGGCGTGGTGCACGGCACCGTCCCGCCCAGTCGCGCAGGCGGACTTCGTGACGTGCCAGCAGCGGTTTCAACCACCGGGATCGGCCCGGCGTGCCGCACCATCCCCACCCACACACCGAAGCCCGAAGTGTACCCCCTCTCCCACGCTGTTTGTGGGAGAGGGTCGCACGCGTGTCAGCGCGGCGGGGTGAGGGCCCCACGGGTGAGGGCCCGCCGCGCCGACGCAACCTGCGGTCCAACGGTTCTGGGGAGACGCGATCCGGCGGGAGGGAGAAGCCGGATCAGGGCTGCGGAGGCGAATCGACCGGCCCGGGAAGGATGAACGGCGTGATGCCCGGCCCGCGCAGCACGAACCCCTCGGCCCCCTCGCCCACCACCATCCACCTCACCGGCGACGCCCCGCGCCTCACCTCGGGCCGCGCCGTCGCCGTGATCCGGCCGACCACCTCGGTGGCGGTGCTCGAGAACGAGGCGCGCAGCACCTCGTAGTCCAGCTCGGTGGCGTCGCCGCCCAGCTGCCGGCGCGCGCCGGGCACCTCGCGCACGAAGACGAAGCCGCCGGTAAAGGGCACCACGCGGGGCGCCACGCCGGGCCCCAGCGTCACCGTGTTGCCGGTGCGCAGGTCGCGGATGCGGATCTCGCGGTCGGCCTCGAACACCACGACCGAGCGCGTCGCGTCGAAGAACCCGGGCACCACGTTCCCCACCACCTCCACCTGCTGGCCCAGCGGCACCAGCGACGGGGAGCCCCGCACCTCCACCCACAGCGCTCCCACCTGCACCCCTCCCAGCGAGTCGGTCCACGCCGGATGGAAGACGATGGTGGGCGCGTCCTCCGGCCCGCTGGTGCGCAGGTCCCGGCGGGCGTCGCGCGTCAGCGGGGCGCCGCGCGCCTCCAGCAGCTCCAGCACCTGGCGCGCGATGGTGCGTACCTCGGCATTGTCATCTCGCGCCACCATCGTGCGCACCAGCGGCGCATCCTCCACGTCCAGCCGCTGCAGCACCGTCAGCCGCACCAGGGACGACGGGTCGCCCGCCGCGGCCCGCAGCGCGTTGCGTGCCCCCGCCGAGTCGGGGAGGAATCGCTGGAGGGCACGGGCCGCCGCGGCGCGAATCACGTCGCTCGGGCTGCCGGTCAGCTGGCGGCGGATCAGGTCCAGCGACCCCGCCGCCCGCCGCTCGGCCAGCAGGGCGATGGCGTTGCCGCGCACGTTCTCGTCCGCCTCGGCGTCTTCCACCAGGCCGATGAGAATGGCGTCGAGCTCCGGCCCCAGCACCTCCAGGCGCGCCCGCGCGCGGAAATAGGCGGGCGAGGGCTCGTCCACGTCCAGCACCCGCCTGACGTCGGCCATCATGGGCCGCGAGCCGTGGCGGGTGGCGCCGGGGCCGCCCCACAGCACGCATCCACCCAGCGCGGCCATGCCCGCCAGCGCGAACGCGCGGCGGGCCAGGCGGCTAAGGGCGGAGGTGCGGTGCGGCGGCATCGGCCTCGGGGTCATCGGGTCAGGCGCCAGGCGTCAGCGAGCCCAGCACGCGGGGGCCGGCGGCTCCCGTGGCGGACGGCACGTTGGCGGGAATGCCCTTCAGGTGCGCCCACGCCAGCAGGGCGAAGGCCACGGCTTCCTTCGCATCGGGATCAACGCCCAGCCCCCCCCCATCCGTGACAGGCAGCGGGGCCAGCAGCTCGCGGATGCGCCCCGCCAGCGTGGGATTGCGCGCCCCGCCCCCCGTCAGCATCACCTCGGCGATGCCCAGAGGGATCACCCAGCGCTGGTATGCGTCGGCGACGGTGCGGGCGGTAAGCTCCGTCAGCGTGGCGACCAGGTCCATCCAGTCCTGGTCGCCCTCGGGCTTGATGGCCTCCACCAGCCGCTCCACGAACGGCCGGCCGAACTCTTCGCGCCCGGTGGACTTGGGCGGCTCGGCGGCAAAGTACGGGTGCCGCAGAAGGTCCTGCAGCAGCGCGGGATCCACCGTCCCGCGCGCCGCCAGCCGGCCGTCCTTGTCGTAGCGGTGGCGGCCGCCCGTGGCGATCTCCACCGCGGCGTCGATCAGCGAGTTGGCGGGGCCCGTGTCGAAGGCGAACACCTGCTCGCCGCTTTCCTTCGGCGGCACGCGGGTGACGTTGCCGATGCCGCCCAGGTTCTGCAGCGCCCGTGCCTGGTCCGGCAGCGCGTACAGCAGCTGGTCGACCCACGGCACCAGCGGGGCGCCCTGCCCGCCCGCCGCCACGTCGCGCGGGCGGAAGTCGGCGACGACGGGGCGGCCGGTGCGCTCGGCGATGGTCGCCGGGTCGCCCAGCTGTAGCGTAGCGCCCCGGCGTCCATTCGCCGGCGGGCGGTGCCACACCGTCTGCCCGTGCGAGCCGATGGCGTCAACCCGCTCGACCGGCGTGCCCGTCCGTTCGCAGACCGCCAGCGCCGCCTCGGCCAGCCACTCGCCGAGGTCGGCGTGCAGGTCGCAGAGCGCTTCCGCCGTGCCCGCCAGGATGGCGTCGTGGATGGCCGTCCGGCGCGCCTCGGTAAACGCGAGCGTGACGAAGCCCTCCATCCGCACGGCGACATCGTCCGTCGTCTCGCCCGAGACCTCGACGAGGGCGGCGTCGATGCCGTCCAGCGAGGTGCCCGACATCAGGCCGACGATGCGCACGGGTCAGCCGTCCCGGCCGGCCTGGCGCACGCGGGCCAGCCGCTCGCCGTCGGCATCCACAACCGCGCTCACCAGCTGGTACATGGTCACCGGCTCGCCGTCCACCTCGGCGCGCCAGTCCCATACGTTGATCCCGCGCCGCTGCAGCATGGCAAAGTTGCGGGCCCGGCGCGAGGCGAACGCGACCAGGTAGCGCTTGCCCACGTCGTGCTCGTTGGGAAGCTGCAGCAGGAAGTCGCCGCCCCGCGCCAGCGGCCGGCCCTCGGAAAGCGCCTCGATGGCCTGCCCCAGCCACTCGTCGGAAAGCACCGCCGTCTTCAGCTCGGGAAGGAGCGAGGCACCGCGCCCGCCCACGTCTTCCACCGCCAGCGCCAGGGCGCGCGGGGCGATCTCCAGCCGAAGGAGCAGGTCTTCCCACTCCACCTCGGAGGGCGGGCGCTGGGGAAAGCGGTCGAACCCGCCGGGGAACGGCGTCATCGCGCGCGGCTTTCCTTCAGCACCTCGCCCACGCGGCCGCCGTGGCGCGCCAGCTCGGCCGAGGCACGCTCGCGGTCGGCGCCCGTCCACTTCATCACCATCGCCAACTTTACGCTTCCGCCGGACGCCTTGAGCAGCGCGCGGGCCGGCTCGCGCTCCAGGTCCAGCGTTTCCATCAAAATGCGCTCGCTGCGGTCGCGCAGCTTTTCGTTGGTGGCGCGCAGGTCGATCATCAGGTTGCCGTACACCTTGCCCAGCCGGATCATGGCGCCCGTGGTCACCATGTTCAGCACCAGCTTGGTGGCCGTTCCCGCCTTCATCCGCGTGGACCCAGTCACCACCTCGGGGCCCACCAGGACGGAGATCACCACGTCGTACACCTGCAGCATCCACTCGTCGGGATGGGTGCACAGGAGAAAGCCGGTGCGTGCGCCGCGCTGCTTGGCCCGCGTCAGCGCACCGTGCACGTACGGCGTGCTCCCGGACGCAGCGATGCCGAAGATGAAGTCGTGGGGCCCCACCTCGCGCGCGTCCATCTCCTCGCACCCCGCCTCGCGGCTGTCCTCGGCGCCCTCCACCGCGTTCAGCAGGGCCGTGTATCCGCCGGCGATGATCCCCTGCACCATCTGTGGATCGATGCCGTAGGTGGGCGGCATCTCCGACGCGTCCAGCACGCCCAGCCGCCCGCTGGTGCCGGCACCCACGTAGATCAGCCGGCCGCCCTTGCGGAAGGCCGCCTCGGCGAGCTCGATCGCCCGGGCGACGGCGTCGATCTGGGCGGCCACGGCGGGCGCCACCTTCTGGTCTTCGAGGTTGATGATGCGGGCGATTTCCAGCGCCGACAAGCGGTCGATTTCCGCGGTGGCGGGGTTGCGCTGCTCGGTGAGCCGGGGGTCCAGCGGCGGCCTGGGAGTCATCCGTCGGTGACGCGGGGGAAGTACGGAGCCGGACGCAACGTGCGCCGTTCCGAAGGGGAACGCAAGGAAGGTTCCGGGTCGCCGCCCGGTTGCCCCCGCCGCGCTCCGCCGTAGTTTAGATCCGGCAACGTACGGCACCCGCGCCGTGCCGACCAGTCCCCTGCTGCCAGGCGGCCGAACCGTGACCACGATCTTCCGCGCGCTCCCGCTGCTCCTCCTCACCCTGGCGCCCGCTGCCTGCGGCCCGTCCGGCCCCGCGCGCGCCGAGGCGGCGGCCGACGACACCGTCCGGTTCGCCGCCGACTGGGAGTTTCCGCGCGGCTCCATCTCGCCCACCCTGGCTGCGCGAGGGATGGTGGTGACGACGGACCGCGTGGCCAGCGAGGTGGGCGCCGAGGTCCTGCGCCGCAACGGCAACGCGGTGGACGCGGCCGTGGCCACCCACTTCGCCCTGGCCGTGGTGAACCCCGAGGCCGGGAACATCGGCGGCGGCGGGTTCATGGTGGTGCGCATGGCCGACGGCACCACGGCGTCGCTGGATTTCCGCGAGGCGGCACCCCTTGCCGCCACCCGCGACATGTTCCTGGACTCGCTGGGCAACGTGTCGGACTCCCTCTCCATCGTCGGCCACAAGGCCGCGGGGGTGCCGGGCTCGGTCGCGGGGATGTGGGAGGCGCACAAGCGCTTCGGCTCGCTGCCCTGGGCCGAGCTGGTGCAGCCCGCCATCGCCCTCGCCGAGGGGATCGTGGTGCACGAGCGCTTGGCCAGCTCGCTTCGCTCGTACGAAGACCGGCTGAGCCGCTATCCCGGCACGGCGAAGGTGTTCGTTCCCACCGGCCGGGTGCCGCGCACGGGCGAGCGGCTCGTGCAGGCGGACCTGGCGGAGACCTTCCGCCGCATCGCCGCCGAGGGGATGGACGGCTTCTATCGCGGCCGCACGGCGGAGCTGGTGGAAGCGGAGATGAAGCGCGGGGGCGGGCTGATCACCCGCGAAGACATGGCGCGCTACAAGGCGGTCTGGCGCGACCCGGTGAACTTCGGGTACCGCGGCCACCAGGTGATCTCCATGCCGCCGCCGTCCTCCGGCGGGGTGACGATGGCGGAGATCCTGAACATCCTGGAGGGATACGACGTACCGCGGATGGGCTACCTGTCGCCCGAGCACGTCCACGCCTTCACCGAGGCCACCCGCCGCGCCTACGCGGACCGCAACGCGTACCTGGGCGATCCCGACTTCGTGCGCATGCCCACGGAGCGCATGGTGTCGGACGCCTACGCCGCCGAGCGCCGCCGGGGGATCGACCGCGCGCGCGCCACGCCCTCCACGCAGGTGGCGCCGGGGCTGGGCGCGCCGGCCGAGGGCGAGCACACCACGCACTACTCCATCGTGGACGCGCGCGGCAACGCCGTGGCGGTGACGACGACCATCAACTCGCTGTACGGCAACCTGGTGACGGTGGAGGGCGCCGGGTTCCTGCTGAACAACGAGATGGACGACTTCACCAGCAAGCCGGGGGTGCCCAACCAGTTCGGGCTGGTGCAGGGCGCGGCGAACTCCGTGCAGCCCGGCAAGCGGATGCTGTCGGCGATGACCCCCACCATCGTGCTGGACCCGGCGGGCAAGGTGCTGCTGGTGACGGGAACACCGGGGGGATCCACGATCATCACGTCGGTGGCGCAGATCGTCAGCAACGTGGTGGACTTCCGGATGGACGTGGCGACGGCGACGCTGGCACCGCGGCTTCACCACCAGCACCTTCCCGACACCCTGCGCTACGAGCGCAACGGCCTGACCGACGCCACGGCGGCGCGGCTGCGCGCCATGGGGCACGCGGTAACGGAGCGCGGGGGATTCCAGGGCGACGTGCAGTCCATCATCGTGCTGCCCAACGGCTACCAGTCCGGCGTAGCGGACCCCCGCCGCGGCGGCGCCGCCGTCGGCGTGGGCGAGGTGAGGCGCGTGGTGCAGTAGAGACCGCGTTCCGCCGACGAAGGAGAGGGCCGCCCCTGGTACCGGGGCGGCCCTTCGTTATTTAGCACGAGCATACACGAGAGCAACAAGAATCTGGACGGGGGTGTGGACGGATGTTACAGTGCTCGTCCTTCGCCCCGCGGGGCCCTCACCCGTCCTCGCTTAGGCTCGTCCACCCTCTCCCACAAACAGCGTGGGAGAGGGGGTACACTTCTAAGTTCGGTGCGAGGTCTGGTATGAAGCAGAGCCGGCATTCGTCGCGAGAGGTGCGCGCCGCCGCCCGGGCGCTTCGGCGGGCGGAGACTCCTGCTGAGGAGAAGCTGTGGCGCGTGCTCCGGGGACGGGCGGTGAACGGGCTCAAGTTCCGCCGCCAGCACCCGCTGCACTCCTGCGTGCTCGACTTCTTCTGTGCCGAGGTGGGACTCTGCGTAGAACTCGACGGCAGCGTTCACGATGATCCACTCCAGCGCGAGCGCGACGATGTCCGCACCGCACATCTGGCAGCCCACGGCATCCGCGTGATGCGCTTCCGCAACGAAGAAGTCCTGCACGATCTCCCCTCCGTGCTCCAGCGCATCGCGAGAGCCGCTACGCGGAACCACGCGCCCGCACCAGACTGAAGTGTACCCCCTCTCCCACGCTGTTTGTGGGAGAGGGTGGACGCGTGTCAGCGCGGACGGGTGAGGGCCCCACGGCAGCCGAGGACGCGCCCCCCGGCCCCGTGTGCACCTCACCCCGTCCTCGTGTTCGCCACCAGGGACGCAGCCCGCCCCCGCCGCCCCATTTTGCCGCCGCGTTCCCGATTTCCGTGCAATCGCCCCCGGATCAGAGGCGAAGCCCCATCGCGGACGAAAGCCGCGCCGGGGCTTTCATGGCACGTACGGCTGGCGGCGCCCAAGAACGATTTCTGCATGGCCGGGCGATCGTGATTCAAGCACCCGCTATCTCCCCGACCGAGCTCGCGCTCCTCGTCCGCGAGAGCGGCACCTGCGCCGCCGCGTTCCACGCCCTGCTGGAACCGCTGCGCGAGGCGGCGCTCATCCACGGTGCGTGGTGGGTGGGCGGCAGCTCGCCCGCGGCGTGGCCGGAAGGCTCGGCGCCCCCCGCCCTCGCCACCTCGCCTGCAGGCGTTTCCTGCCACGGAACGGAGCGCGGCGCCGCCCTGGTGCTGGCCCTGGGGGGACCGCTGGGAAGCGTGGTGGTGCTGGCCGAGCGCGAGGCGTTCGGCGTGCCCCTCGGCCCGGATGGCGGGTGGGAGCGGGTGCGGCTGGCGCTTCACGCCGTCGCCCAGCGGGAGCGCGAGCGCACCGAGGTGGAGGCCGAGCGCGAAACCCTGCTGCGCCGCGCGGAGGAAAGCGAGGCCCTTCACATCCTGGGGCTGGCGGCCAACCGCACCCTGGACCCCGACGAGGTCCTGACCCTGGTCGCCCGCTTCACCCGCACGCTGCTGGGCGCGCACTACGTGACCGTCAGCACGCGCGAGGGAGACAACGTGCGGACCATGGCGGCCGTGGGGCTGCGCACCGACGCGCCGGTGCTGGACGACGACCCGTTCGCCCGGCGGGTGATCGAGGCCGAGAACCCCATCTCCCTCGGCGGCGCGGACGGCCTTGCCCCGGCCGAATACCCGTTCCACGCCAGCGAGCAGATGCAGGCCGGCCTCGGCGTTCCGCTGGCGCTGTTCGGAAGCACGTTCGGGGCGCTGGTGATCGGCTACCGGCGCGCCTACCAGCCGTCGCCGCAGGACACGCGGCTGGCGCTCACCCTGGCCGGGCACGCCGCGGTCGCCATCTCCAACGCCCGCCTTCACCGCGCCCTTGCTGGGCGGGGCGAGGAGCTGGCGCACGCTCTGGACGAGCTGCGCGAAACGTCGGGGGCCAAGGAGCGCTTCTTCGCGTCCATGAGCCACGAGCTGCGCACGCCGCTGAACGGCATCCTGGGATACCAGGCGCTGCTCCTCGACGGATTGGCCGGCGACATCCCGCCGACGGCCCGCGGTTTCCTGGAAAAGGCCAGCACCGCCGGCCGCAACCTGCTGCGCATCGTCGACGACATCCTGGACTACGCCAAGATCGAGGCCGGCCGCGTGCAGCTCACCATCCAGCCCGCCGCCGTCCGCGAGCTCGTGGAAGACGCGGCCGCCACCCTGCAGCCCGTGGCGGATGAAAAGGGCGTGCGCCTGTCGCTGCAGAAGCCGCCGTGCGCCTCCTTCATCAACACCGACGCGGCGCGGGTGCGGCAGATCCTGGTGAACCTGCTTTCGAACGCGGTGAAGTTCACCCCGCCGGGCGGCGAAGTGTCGGTTTCCGCCGACGCGCTGGGCGACGCCGGCGTGGAGCTGCGGGTGCGCGACACCGGCCCGGGCATCGCGCCCGAAGACCAGCAGCGCATCTTCCACGAGTTCGAGCAGGTGCGCGGCACGCGGGGAGGAACCGGGCTGGGGCTGCCTATTTCCCGCAAGCTGGCGAAGATGCTGGGGGGCGACCTGGTGGTGGAGAGCCGCGTGGGCGAGGGCTCCAGCTTCATCGTTCGCCTGCCTGCCGCCGCGCCGGCGGGCACGCCGATTGCGAAATGAGCGGCTCGCGGTAAACGGATTGTTTCCTCCAGCAGGCAGTCGGACGATGTACACGCTCCGCACTACGCTACGCTTCGCCCTGCTCGCCACTCTGGCGGGCGCGGCAGCTTCGTGCGCCGACAGCCCGGCCGCGCTGCCGGCGCCGGGCGCGCCCGCTTCGCTGGCGCGCTTCAGCGGCGCGGCCCCGCTGGAGTGCCCGGTGTCCACCGCCACCAGTGCCACGGCTACCATCGGGGCCCTCGGCGGCATCCTGGAGGCCGGAGGCCACCGGGTGATCATCCCCGCGAACGCGGTGCTGTTCCCCACCCGCTTCACCATGACGGTTCCGGCGTCGCGGTACGTGGAAGTGGACGTGAAGGCCGCGGGGCTGGAGCACTTCGAGTTTCTGCAGCCGGTGGTGATGTCGCTGAGCTACGCGCGCTGTACCCGCACCGACATCGACCGGGAAAGCCTGCGGATCTACTACGTCGATTCCCAGACGCGGGAGATCCTGGAGGACAAGGGCGGCGTCGACAACAAGCTCACCCGCACGGTCACCACGGTTACGGACCACTTCAGCGGATACCTGATCGGACAGGGCCGCAGCGGCGACTCGGGCGGCGACGGCAGCAACTGACCGCCGCCCGCGCTGCGAGCATGGGGCCCCGCGGCAGAACGTCGCGGGGCCCGTTTCGTTGATGGCGACCATCCCCAGTGCCGATGAGTTCATGACGGACGACACGGCCGCGCTGCAGGCGCAGGCGTCCAGGCTGGAGCGGGAGGGCGACTGGCCGGCCGCCAGCGCGGCGTACGCGGCGGTGTTCCACGCATCCGTCCGCGGGGGCGACATCGCCCCCGCGGCCGACGCGGTGCGCGGGCAGGCACGCATCCGGCAGCAGGAAGAGCGCTGGGAAGAGGCCGAGGAGCTGGCGGAGCTCAGCCTGGAGCTGGCCGAGCGCAACGGGCTGCGGCAGGCGGCGGCGCGTGCCGTCAACACCTGCGCCGCCATCCGCTACTTCCAGCGCCAGTACGAGCCGGCGCGCACGCTGTTCGAGGCCGCGCTGGAGCGCGCGCTGGACGTGGGCGACGACGCGCTGATCGGGTGGGCGTGCCTGAACCTGGGCGTGGTGGCCAACATCCGCGGCGACCTGCGCGAGGCCCGCACGCGCTACCTGGAGGGGATCGGCTCGTTCGTGCGGTCGGGCGACAAGCAGAACGCCGCCCTGGTGTACAACAACCTGGGGATGGTGTGCGCCGACCTGAACGAATGGCTGGAGGCGCAGGTGTGCTTCGAGCGGGCCATCGAGATCGCCGGGCGGATGTCGGGCACCCCCCTGCTGGCGCGCATGTACGCCAACCGCGCCGAGCCGCTGCTGCGCCTGCGCAAGGTGCGCGAGGCCCGCGAGTCGCTGGACCGCGCCGAGCAGCTGGCCCTGCGCGTGGGGGCGCACGGCGCGTTGTCTGACGTGGCGCGCTTTCGCGGCATGGTGTCACGCGCCGAGGGCGCCCTGGGTGACGCCGAAGCGCACCTGGCGCGCGCCGTCGAGATCGCCCGCGACGCGGAGCTGGAGCTGGAAGAAGCCGAGGCCCTGCGCGAAATGGGCGACCTGCAGCGCCTCCGCGGCCGCGAGCACGAGGCGCGCACGTCGCTGGAGCGCGCCCGCGAGCTGTTCACCCGCATCGGCGCCGACCGCGACGCCGAGCGCGTCGCCGAGATGCTCTGGGAAGACGAGCCGGTGGCCGCGTAGGGTTTTCGTCCTCGGCATCGACATGCCGATGCCGAGGCACGCGCGGGGTCTACTCGCCTGGGAGTTCCAGCCCTTCGGATTGGGCCAGCAGCTCGTCCCAATCTCCCGGAGGCGCCCCGGCTTCGAGCATCCGCTGGAAGACGGCATAGGCATCTGAACGCGCACCGCGGGCGCGGAGCGTGTCGTCGTCGTTCACCCAAGCGTACACGATCACGCGAGTGTCAGAGCGAAATCGGAAGAACAGGCGATATCGTTCGTAAAACCCCGCGGAGAACCAGTGCCTGTTCTCCCTGCCTAGCGTATTTCCCTGCCGAAACTCCGGCGAGTTGGGGTTCGCCGGGATGATTTCTGTGATCAGGCGGTAGATCGCGGCCAGCCGCTTCGTCGAGCGGTGCGACTGGAAATTCCGTGGATCGGCAGGCTCGAGCTGCTCCACCTCGCGGATGAGATCGGCGAAAAGTTGCCCAAACGCCCGCCACTGGTAGAGCTTCCACCCGTTCCTGGCCGGTGGCTCGCGCGGGTTGTCAGGCGCACTCGAGCGATGGCGGAGGCCCGTCACTTAGTCGAGCGGTGCATCCAGGTTCACCTGCATGCCACCCACCAGCCGCTCCGCGCGCGCAAGAAGGTCTGCTGACAGCGGCTGGATGCTTTCCGGGTTGTCGAGCATGTCGCGCTCGATGAACGAAAGGAATGCGCCGAGCACAGGGTCGTCGCCCGGAACCCACTGCTTCTCACTCTCGACCGTGCGGACCAGGAGCACACCCGGACCGATGTA includes:
- a CDS encoding endonuclease domain-containing protein, with protein sequence MKQSRHSSREVRAAARALRRAETPAEEKLWRVLRGRAVNGLKFRRQHPLHSCVLDFFCAEVGLCVELDGSVHDDPLQRERDDVRTAHLAAHGIRVMRFRNEEVLHDLPSVLQRIARAATRNHAPAPD
- a CDS encoding HEAT repeat domain-containing protein; translation: MTPRPMPPHRTSALSRLARRAFALAGMAALGGCVLWGGPGATRHGSRPMMADVRRVLDVDEPSPAYFRARARLEVLGPELDAILIGLVEDAEADENVRGNAIALLAERRAAGSLDLIRRQLTGSPSDVIRAAAARALQRFLPDSAGARNALRAAAGDPSSLVRLTVLQRLDVEDAPLVRTMVARDDNAEVRTIARQVLELLEARGAPLTRDARRDLRTSGPEDAPTIVFHPAWTDSLGGVQVGALWVEVRGSPSLVPLGQQVEVVGNVVPGFFDATRSVVVFEADREIRIRDLRTGNTVTLGPGVAPRVVPFTGGFVFVREVPGARRQLGGDATELDYEVLRASFSSTATEVVGRITATARPEVRRGASPVRWMVVGEGAEGFVLRGPGITPFILPGPVDSPPQP
- a CDS encoding anhydro-N-acetylmuramic acid kinase — encoded protein: MRIVGLMSGTSLDGIDAALVEVSGETTDDVAVRMEGFVTLAFTEARRTAIHDAILAGTAEALCDLHADLGEWLAEAALAVCERTGTPVERVDAIGSHGQTVWHRPPANGRRGATLQLGDPATIAERTGRPVVADFRPRDVAAGGQGAPLVPWVDQLLYALPDQARALQNLGGIGNVTRVPPKESGEQVFAFDTGPANSLIDAAVEIATGGRHRYDKDGRLAARGTVDPALLQDLLRHPYFAAEPPKSTGREEFGRPFVERLVEAIKPEGDQDWMDLVATLTELTARTVADAYQRWVIPLGIAEVMLTGGGARNPTLAGRIRELLAPLPVTDGGGLGVDPDAKEAVAFALLAWAHLKGIPANVPSATGAAGPRVLGSLTPGA
- the ggt gene encoding gamma-glutamyltransferase produces the protein MTTIFRALPLLLLTLAPAACGPSGPARAEAAADDTVRFAADWEFPRGSISPTLAARGMVVTTDRVASEVGAEVLRRNGNAVDAAVATHFALAVVNPEAGNIGGGGFMVVRMADGTTASLDFREAAPLAATRDMFLDSLGNVSDSLSIVGHKAAGVPGSVAGMWEAHKRFGSLPWAELVQPAIALAEGIVVHERLASSLRSYEDRLSRYPGTAKVFVPTGRVPRTGERLVQADLAETFRRIAAEGMDGFYRGRTAELVEAEMKRGGGLITREDMARYKAVWRDPVNFGYRGHQVISMPPPSSGGVTMAEILNILEGYDVPRMGYLSPEHVHAFTEATRRAYADRNAYLGDPDFVRMPTERMVSDAYAAERRRGIDRARATPSTQVAPGLGAPAEGEHTTHYSIVDARGNAVAVTTTINSLYGNLVTVEGAGFLLNNEMDDFTSKPGVPNQFGLVQGAANSVQPGKRMLSAMTPTIVLDPAGKVLLVTGTPGGSTIITSVAQIVSNVVDFRMDVATATLAPRLHHQHLPDTLRYERNGLTDATAARLRAMGHAVTERGGFQGDVQSIIVLPNGYQSGVADPRRGGAAVGVGEVRRVVQ
- the murQ gene encoding N-acetylmuramic acid 6-phosphate etherase; this encodes MTPRPPLDPRLTEQRNPATAEIDRLSALEIARIINLEDQKVAPAVAAQIDAVARAIELAEAAFRKGGRLIYVGAGTSGRLGVLDASEMPPTYGIDPQMVQGIIAGGYTALLNAVEGAEDSREAGCEEMDAREVGPHDFIFGIAASGSTPYVHGALTRAKQRGARTGFLLCTHPDEWMLQVYDVVISVLVGPEVVTGSTRMKAGTATKLVLNMVTTGAMIRLGKVYGNLMIDLRATNEKLRDRSERILMETLDLEREPARALLKASGGSVKLAMVMKWTGADRERASAELARHGGRVGEVLKESRAR
- a CDS encoding glycoside hydrolase family 3 protein; the encoded protein is MSYEGLNVARLLLPAVRWSSEIGWDGYRDAIERGLEMGVGGFILFGGPVDAVRALTSELHSRSRHALLIASDLERGAGQQFRGATPLPPAAAIGWLNDPAITERAGELTAREARALGVNWIYAPVADVDLEPENPIIGVRAFGTDPDNVALHVAAWVRGCARGGALSCAKHFPGHGRTVGDSHVEKPTVRVDRAALEKDLAPFRSASQAGVDSVMTAHVAYPALDPDGQPATLSTRILVDLLRDEIGFEGLVVTDAIIMEGLTEGGSEAKASVQALAAGCDVLLYPQDAEAVIREVQAAIGDGRLSRERVEDALNRTAAAAEKCASVPEGGYGGDDDRRWALDIAVRSLRVCRGTPELPARVRLEEVEDDLGGPWPPYPRDAFPAALRAAGIEIADDGAPLVAVYSDIRAWKGRPGISAAAQEKVRTITEAHPDATVILFSHPRLAHELPTARHLLAAWGGEAIMQQAAVAWLTGAEGGLVELASGLDR